The following DNA comes from Chryseobacterium gallinarum.
CCCTGAAACTCGCAAATAAATAATAGGCTACAAAAACCGTGGAAAATTTCAAAATCGACGGAACAGCCAGCTTCAGGTCAAACATTAAACTGCCTGCCAACACAAGAACTCCCATGACAACGAAAGATAATCCCAATTTCTGTGGCAAGGTAAAGCGAGGAGTATCCAGATAGTAGGCAGTTCCCCAGGCCGCTCCAAAGGCAATGGCATAATAGATATCCAGCCCGACATTTTGTGAGCTTAAAAAGAAGTAATTGATAAGGAAGCTTACTACTGTTCCCAAAGCGAAATATATCAAAGCTTTTTGCATGTCTGTAAAATATGGTGCAAAAGTAAAAATTTTAATTTGAGGAATTTTAAAATCTATCATTTTGAAAACAAAATCCCTATGTTATTTTGATTCTGCAACTACCGAACTTTTAAACTTTAACAAAAATTGGAAAAACATAATTAAATAAACTCATTTAAAACAATGATAATCAACAATTTAAAATCAAACGCAAGGTTCTTTTTTTATTATTATATTTGAAAACTTAGAAACTTTCTAGAATTTTTATGGAAACCCAAAAATATACTCCAACCAACAAAGTAAGAATCGTAACTGCTGCCTCATTATTCGATGGGCATGATGCTGCGATCAATATTATGCGTCGTGTCATCCAGGGAACAGGATGCGAAGTTATCCATCTTGGACATGACAAATCTGCAGAAGAAGTTGTGAACACAGCAATCCAGGAAGATGCCAATGCTATTGCGCTAACTTCATATCAGGGAGGCCACAACGAATATTTTAAATACATCTATGACCTGCTAAGAGAAAAAAATTCACCACAAATCAAAATTTTTGGCGGCGGCGGCGGAGTTATCCTGCCGGAAGAAATTAAAGATCTGATGTCTTACGGGATTGACAGGATCTATTCCCCGGATGACGGACGTGAGCTAGGCTTGCAGGGAATGATTGATGATTTGGTGCAAAGGTCGGATTTTGCTACCGGAAAAGATGTTACGGCTAAAGATTTGGAAAATATCAGCTTTGAGAATCCATCAAGCATTGCTCAAATCATCTCTGCGGTTGAAAACTTTTCGGAAGAAAAACCTGAACTGGTAAAAGCGATTGACGAAAAATCAAAAGACCTGAATATTCCGATCATTGGTATCACGGGTACCGGAGGAGCCGGAAAGTCTTCGTTGACAGATGAACTGGTAAGACGTTTTCTGCGTTCCAATACTGATAAGAAGATTGCCATCATTTCTATTGACCCTTCAAAAAAGAAAACGGGAGGTGCCCTTCTTGGAGACAGGATCCGTATGAATGCGATTAATGACCCTCGGGTTTACATGCGCTCTATGGCAACAAGAGAGAATAACGTGTCTGTTTCACCATTTATTCATTCTGCTCTGAATGTTTTAAAGCTGGCTCATCCGGATGTTATCATTCTTGAAACTTCAGGAATCGGACAATCGGGCTCAGAGGTTTCCGACTTCGCAGATGTTTCCATGTATGTCATGACTCCTGAATATGGTGCTTCCACACAGCTGGAAAAAATCGATATGCTAGACTATGCTGACCTGGTTGCCTTAAACAAATCTGATAAGCGGGGTGCCCTTGATGCCCTTCAGGCGGTAAGAAAGCAATTCCAGAGAAACCACCTTTTATGGGAAAGCCAACTGGAAGATATGCCGGTATATGCTACCAAGGCATCTCAGTTCAATGACCATGGGACCACAGAGCTCTATAACAGGCTGGTTTCAAAAGTAAACGAAAAATTTGCCGGTTTACATTTAAATACTTTCGTTGAGCAGGAAATTACTGATGAAGTAACCATCATCCCTCCCAAAAGAGTACGTTACCTGTCTGAAATTGTTGAAAACAACAAGCAATATGATGCCAATGTTGAAAAACAGGCTGAACTTGCAAGGAAAATGTATCATATTGAAGGCGTTAAAAATATCATTTCTAACGAAGCCCTGGACGCTGAATATCAAAAGGCAGAAAAAGAGCTTCAACAAGAAAACATTGATTTCCTGAAAACCTGGGACGATACGAAAAAGGCTTTCCATGAAGAGTTTTATTCTTATTTTGTAAGAGGAAAAGAGATTAAAGTGGAAACCTCAACAGAGTCTTTATCACATTTAAGAATCCCAAAAATCGCCTTACCAAAATACCATGACTGGGGAGATCTGATCAAATGGAAAGGCCAGGAAAACCTTCCGGGAAGCTTCCCTTATACAGCAGGGATTTACCCGTTCAAAAGAACAGGAGAAGACCCTACAAGGATGTTTGCAGGAGAAGGTGGTCCTGAAAGAACCAACAGAAGATTTCATTACGTTTCCGCAGAAATGCCTGCAAAACGTTTATCTACAGCATTTGACTCCGTAACATTGTATGGACAGGACCCTGCTTTACCACCGGATATTTACGGAAAAATCGGAAATGCGGGAGTTTCCATTGCTACTTTAGATGATGCTAAAAAGCTTTATTCAGGATTTGATCTGGTGAATGCATTAACGTCCGTTTCCATGACAATCAACGGGCCTGCTCCAATGCTATTGGCGTTCTTTATGAATGCAGCCATCGACCAGAATGTTGAAAAATATATTAAAGAAAATGGGTTAGAGTCTAAAGTTGAGGCCAAACTTAAAGAAAAGTTCGATGACAAAGGCCTGGAAAGACCAAAATATAACGGTGAACTTCCACCATCCAATAATGGATTGGGATTACAGCTTTTAGGATTAACAGGAGACGAAATTGTTCCGGCAGACGTTTACGCTGACATTAAGGCTAAAACTATTGCTACCGTTCGTGGTACTGTTCAGGCTGATATTTTGAAGGAAGACCAGGCTCAGAATACCTGTATATTTTCTACTGAATTTGCACTAAGATTAATGGGTGATGTTCAGGAATATTTTATCAAGGAAAAAGTAAGAAACTTCTACTCGGTTTCTATCTCAGGTTATCACATTGCCGAAGCAGGCGCAAATCCTGTTTCCCAGCTGGCATTTACGCTGGCTAATGGTTTTACCTATGTAGAGTATTACCTGAGCCGTGGAATGGATATCAACGATTTCGCTCCAAACCTGTCTTTCTTCTTCTCCAATGGTATTGATCCTGAATATTCAGTAATCGGACGTGTGGCAAGAAGAATCTGGGCAAAAGCCATGAAACTGAAATACGGGGCTGACGAAAGAAGCCAGATGTTGAAATACCACATCCAGACTTCAGGGCGTTCGCTTCATGCACAGGAAATTGATTTCAATGATATCAGAACCACTCTTCAGGCGCTGTATGCAATCTATGACAACTGTAACTCATTACATACCAATGCGTATGATGAAGCGATTACCACTCCTACCGAACAATCCGTAAGAAGGGCAATGGCCATTCAGCTGATCATCAATAAAGAATTGGGATTGGCTAAAAACGAAAATCCTCTTCAGGGATCCTTTATTATTGAAGAATTAACCGATTTAGTAGAAGAAGCTGTGTATGCGGAATTCGACAGAATCACAGAAAGAGGAGGTGTTCTCGGAGCGATGGAAACCATGTACCAGCGTTCCAAGATCCAGGAAGAATCAATGCATTATGAATGGCTGAAACATACCGGGGAATATCCGATCATCGGAGTAAATACTTTCCTTGGTAAGGATGGCTCTCCCACTGTACTTCCGGGAGAAGTTATCCGTTCTACTGAAGAAGAAAAGCAAGCCCAGATTGAAGCGCTTCACAATTTCCAGAAAGCCAATGAAGGAAAATCTGAAGAGGCTCTGAAGAAATTACAACATGCAGCCATTAATCAACAAAACTTATTTGAGGTAATGATTGATGCTGTGAAGTTCTGCTCTTTAGGACAAATTACCAATGCGTTATTTGAAGTAGGTGGTAAGTACAGAAGGAATATGTAGGTCCACCTCATCTTCTGATATATAATACAAACCTAACAGGATTCAGAATCCTGTTAGGTTTTTTTGTACATTTAACTCCAAAATTAATTACCCATGAAAAGCTTTAAGAGAATTTCACTTTTAATTACTTTATGTTTAGCCTCGGTTTCCTTTTCCCAAAAACGCACTGAAGATTTTTCCATAAGTTTTCCGGATAAAAAATTAGAAAAAAGCTATTATAAAACAATAACATTGATCGACAACAGGATTGATACTACTTCCCTTGGAATTGTCCAGAAAGGCGCCTTTAATACAAAAGCCAGAGTTGTTCCCACTACTCATTTAAGCGACCAGTTCCAAAAGCTTCTGGATCATATCAACGGTGATAATACAGAAGACGGCAATATTGTAATATACCTCAAACAACTGTATTTTGCGGAAACCACAGGTGCATTCAGTGAGCATGGCTATTGCTATTTTCAAGCCTTCCTGTTTGCAAAAAACGACGATGGCACTTATTCCTATCTGGATAAAATAGATCAGGTAATAGATCACTCCTCCATGGATGTAACCAAAGCCACCATGAAAAAAGGAAGTGAAATGGTAAGTGATTTTATCAGCCGGAATATTTCTAAAAAAGCCGGTACTATCCATCAGTATTCTTTTGCTGACCTGAAGAATTTCGACAGTATTGAAAAGCAGAAATTCAGTCTTTACAATTCCCAGGAATTGAAAGACGGTGTATATAAAGATTATGAGGCTTTCAGGGATCAGCAGCCTGAAAAAGCCATTACCAATGTCAAATTCTATGGAAAGGCTCCAAAGATCATTAAAATATATGAAACGATTGACGGAAAAGAAAAAGAGTTAAAAAAGGATGGTCATTATGCCATTGTCTACAAAGGGGAACCGTACATTTATACTTCCGCTGATGATCTGTTTGCAAAAGCTGAAAAAAGAGACGGGGATTACTATTTTA
Coding sequences within:
- a CDS encoding methylmalonyl-CoA mutase family protein; translated protein: METQKYTPTNKVRIVTAASLFDGHDAAINIMRRVIQGTGCEVIHLGHDKSAEEVVNTAIQEDANAIALTSYQGGHNEYFKYIYDLLREKNSPQIKIFGGGGGVILPEEIKDLMSYGIDRIYSPDDGRELGLQGMIDDLVQRSDFATGKDVTAKDLENISFENPSSIAQIISAVENFSEEKPELVKAIDEKSKDLNIPIIGITGTGGAGKSSLTDELVRRFLRSNTDKKIAIISIDPSKKKTGGALLGDRIRMNAINDPRVYMRSMATRENNVSVSPFIHSALNVLKLAHPDVIILETSGIGQSGSEVSDFADVSMYVMTPEYGASTQLEKIDMLDYADLVALNKSDKRGALDALQAVRKQFQRNHLLWESQLEDMPVYATKASQFNDHGTTELYNRLVSKVNEKFAGLHLNTFVEQEITDEVTIIPPKRVRYLSEIVENNKQYDANVEKQAELARKMYHIEGVKNIISNEALDAEYQKAEKELQQENIDFLKTWDDTKKAFHEEFYSYFVRGKEIKVETSTESLSHLRIPKIALPKYHDWGDLIKWKGQENLPGSFPYTAGIYPFKRTGEDPTRMFAGEGGPERTNRRFHYVSAEMPAKRLSTAFDSVTLYGQDPALPPDIYGKIGNAGVSIATLDDAKKLYSGFDLVNALTSVSMTINGPAPMLLAFFMNAAIDQNVEKYIKENGLESKVEAKLKEKFDDKGLERPKYNGELPPSNNGLGLQLLGLTGDEIVPADVYADIKAKTIATVRGTVQADILKEDQAQNTCIFSTEFALRLMGDVQEYFIKEKVRNFYSVSISGYHIAEAGANPVSQLAFTLANGFTYVEYYLSRGMDINDFAPNLSFFFSNGIDPEYSVIGRVARRIWAKAMKLKYGADERSQMLKYHIQTSGRSLHAQEIDFNDIRTTLQALYAIYDNCNSLHTNAYDEAITTPTEQSVRRAMAIQLIINKELGLAKNENPLQGSFIIEELTDLVEEAVYAEFDRITERGGVLGAMETMYQRSKIQEESMHYEWLKHTGEYPIIGVNTFLGKDGSPTVLPGEVIRSTEEEKQAQIEALHNFQKANEGKSEEALKKLQHAAINQQNLFEVMIDAVKFCSLGQITNALFEVGGKYRRNM